From the genome of Triticum aestivum cultivar Chinese Spring chromosome 3B, IWGSC CS RefSeq v2.1, whole genome shotgun sequence, one region includes:
- the LOC123069098 gene encoding FBD-associated F-box protein At4g10400, translating to MAASVKQVLGWFPGIDAIARIRDASLSAVPGYAGEDRISALQDHLLRDIVSRLPVKDAARTAALASRWRHLWRSTPLVMYDAHLLPAGDPARVAAVARILADHPGPFRTVSITCCNFASHERELAEWPRLLAAKGVQDLVLVNKPADDERLPVVPADILRCASLRRLFLGFWRFPDNGFSPPGGGADGFPHLRELSLFGTDDMLGGDLDRLLASSPVLDTLALVLSPTCERVHLRSQSLKCVLLWECFMKEVLVMDSPLLERLILWKTIDGEDDPVAVRVSIADAPKLRVLGYLEPRVHQLQIGENVIKPDTMVSPSTVFPSVKTLALKVNFGVFEEVKMLASVLRCFPEVDRLHIESVMADEPTGTHYTEFWQEIRPIECVKSHVKKVVIHEFRGKQSENEFLEFVSSSAEKLRSLLVVITREMFASAWDFSISLPNEVNEVIVKAGALTRGAWACEDCQLVVAGPKVVDGWSFRRASDPSVKDPFR from the exons ATGGCCGCGAGCGTCAAGCAAGTCCTTGGGTGGTTCCCCGGCATCGACGCCATCGCCAGGATTAGGGATGCCTCCCTCTCCGCTGTCCCGGGCTACGCCGGCGAGGACCGCATCAGCGCcctccaagaccacctcctccGCGACATCGTGTCCCGCCTCCCCGTCAAGGACGCCGCCCGCACGGCCGCGCTCGCCTCCCGCTGGCGCCACCTCTGGCGCTCCACGCCGCTCGTCATGTACGACGCCCACCTCCTCCCAGCCGGCGACCCCGCgcgcgtcgccgccgtcgcccgcatCCTCGCCGACCACCCGGGCCCCTTCCGCACCGTCAGCATCACCTGCTGCAATTTCGCGTCGCACGAGCGTGAGCTCGCCGAGTGgccgcgcctcctcgccgccaAGGGCGTCCAAGACCTCGTCCTCGTCAACAAGCCCGCCGACGACGAACGCCTCCCCGTCGTCCCCGCCGACATCCTCCGCTGCGCCTCACTCCGGCGCCTCTTCCTGGGATTCTGGAGGTTCCCGGACAACGGCTTCAGCCCACCCGGTGGAGGCGCAGACGGATTTCCACACCTCCGGGAGCTCAGCTTGTTCGGCACCGACGACATGCTCGGCGGCGACCTCGACCGCTTGCTCGCTTCCAGCCCCGTTCTGGACACCCTCGCGCTCGTCCTCAGCCCAACCTGCGAGCGCGTCCACCTCCGCAGCCAAAGCCTCAAGTGCGTGCTCCTCTGGGAGTGcttcatgaaggaggtcctcgtcATGGACTCCCCGCTCCTGGAGCGGCTCATTCTGTGGAAAACCATTGATGGTGAAGACGACCCGGTGGCTGTGAGGGTCAGCATTGCTGACGCGCCGAAGCTGCGGGTGCTGGGTTACTTGGAGCCGAGAGTTCACCAGCTGCAGATTGGCGAGAATGTCATCAAG CCTGATACAATGGTGAGCCCAAGCACCGTGTTTCCAAGCGTCAAGACATTGGCCTTGAAGGTGAACTTTGGTGTCTTTGAGGAGGTCAAGATGCTGGCCAGCGTCCTCAGATGCTTTCCCGAAGTTGACAGGCTGCACATCGAG TCTGTCATGGCCGATGAACCCACTGGAACACACTATACTGAGTTCTGGCAAGAGATCCGTCCTATCGAATGTGTGAAGTCGCACGTCAAGAAGGTGGTTATCCATGAATTCCGCGGAAAACAAAGCGAAAACGAATTCCTCGAGTTTGTTAGCAGTAGTGCAGAGAAGCTGCGGTCTTTGCTTGTTGTGATTACCCGAGAAATGTTTGCTTCGGCATGGGATTTCTCAATTTCATTGCCAAATGAGGTGAATGAGGTGATTGTCAAAGCAGGGGCTCTGACGCGTGGAGCATGGGCCTGCGAGGACTGTCAACTGGTGGTGGCGGGTCCTAAAGTGGTGGATGGTTGGAGCTTCCGCAGAGCGTCTGATCCCTCTGTAAAGGACCCTTTCCGCTGA
- the LOC123069099 gene encoding uncharacterized protein At1g15400 → MAGLQRSSLTFRRSGSSGMVWGERLMSDEHSQWTSGEPEFRELRHSRSVGSVGAQRRRNDGTERGSQAFRTRRVAPAMDPPSPKVPGCIFCGIFRKTAPSQPSKARRYH, encoded by the coding sequence ATGGCTGGGCTGCAGAGGTCTTCACTGACATTCAGGAGGTCAGGATCATCAGGCATGGTCTGGGGCGAGAGGCTCATGTCGGATGAACATAGCCAGTGGACCTCAGGGGAACCAGAGTTCAGGGAGCTACGGCACTCCCGCAGCGTTGGGTCTGTCGGGGCGCAGCGCAGGCGCAACGATGGCACCGAGCGAGGCAGCCAGGCGTTCCGGACACGGCGCGTAGCCCCGGCCATGGATCCACCGTCGCCCAAGGTTCCTGGCTGCATCTTCTGTGGGATTTTCAGGAAGACAGCACCTTCACAGCCATCTAAGGCCAGAAGGTACCACTAG